The following proteins are co-located in the Sporosarcina pasteurii genome:
- the hemH gene encoding ferrochelatase, with the protein MTKKKMGLLVMAYGTPYKEEDIEPYYTHIRRGRPPAPEQLEDLQNRYAAIGGISPLAKITENQANALCDRLNEVQDDIEFKVYIGLKHITPFIEEAVQQMHEDGITEAASIVLAPHFSTFSVQSYNGRAKEEAEKYDIEITSVESWYKEPKFIEYWEKQVRETYSSMSAEERANACLIVSAHSLPEKIIANGDPYPKQLQETADLIAKAAEITNYEVGWQSEGQTPEPWLGPDVQDMTRDLHNEKGYTTFVYIPVGFVSDHLEVLYDNDYECKVVCDEIGASYYRPAMPNTDPLFIDSMVDAVFGKMNESK; encoded by the coding sequence ATGACAAAAAAGAAAATGGGTCTATTAGTAATGGCGTATGGGACGCCTTACAAAGAAGAAGATATTGAGCCATACTACACACATATTAGGCGCGGCCGTCCGCCTGCTCCAGAGCAGTTGGAAGATTTACAAAATCGCTATGCGGCCATTGGTGGGATTTCACCACTTGCAAAAATTACGGAAAATCAAGCGAATGCATTATGCGATCGTTTAAATGAAGTGCAAGACGATATCGAATTTAAAGTTTATATCGGTTTAAAACATATTACGCCATTTATTGAGGAAGCAGTCCAACAAATGCATGAAGATGGTATTACTGAAGCAGCTTCAATTGTATTGGCCCCTCATTTTTCTACGTTCTCCGTTCAATCATATAACGGACGTGCAAAGGAAGAAGCAGAGAAATACGATATTGAAATAACGTCGGTTGAAAGCTGGTACAAAGAGCCGAAATTCATTGAGTACTGGGAAAAGCAAGTCCGAGAAACGTATAGCAGTATGAGCGCTGAAGAGCGTGCAAATGCATGCCTAATCGTTTCTGCTCACTCTTTGCCAGAAAAAATTATTGCGAACGGCGATCCATATCCAAAGCAGCTACAAGAAACGGCGGATTTAATTGCGAAGGCGGCAGAAATTACAAATTACGAAGTCGGCTGGCAAAGTGAAGGCCAAACGCCTGAACCGTGGTTAGGGCCAGATGTTCAAGATATGACGAGAGATCTGCATAATGAGAAAGGCTATACAACATTCGTTTATATCCCAGTTGGATTTGTTTCGGACCATCTTGAAGTACTCTATGATAATGATTATGAGTGTAAAGTTGTCTGTGATGAAATCGGGGCTTCGTATTACCGACCAGCAATGCCGAATACTGACCCGTTATTTATTGACTCGATGGTAGATGCGGTGTTTGGAAAAATGAACGAATCGAAATGA